The genomic stretch GTACCGGTGTTGGTGGCCTGGACGAAGACCGTGACGCCGGGGAGCGGCTGGTCGGTCTCGGCGTCGGTCACCGTTCCACGGACGGTGCCTTGAGCGAACGCGAGAGCAGGGAACGCGAAGAGGGCGACGAGGAGCGCCGCCCGGAGGGTAGACAGGTGCATAGGAGACGGGAAGAAGGGGGCGTGAACCTCAAAAAGGTACACCCCCCCCGCGCCTCCCCTGCACTGCTACGGTTGCGTCTGCCCGTGCGCCGTTACGAACGGTCGGACGCGCCTCCGAACGGTCGATTCGCCGCGCTGGGCGGCTCAGAGGGCGTTCTGAATCCCCCCGAACGCACCGCTACGGCTCAATCCCTTCGATCGGGCCTTCCCCCAGATTCCCGGTTTCGCTCCGGCTGGCCACCTCTGAGATGACGCCACAGCCCACGCGCGGACCGGCGTCGCCGCTAGGCTGGCTCGTCAAGTCGTCAGTGCCGCCGTGGACCAGCACGGCCTTGCCGAGGATCGCCGTCGGCCCCTCGAACGACAGCACCGAGTCGATGCGGACGCCGAGCGCCTGCCCAGTCGCCTCGGCGAGGATGTTGCCGAGGTCGCCCGCGTGCCGCTGAGCGGGCGCCGCGCTCGGCGCGCCGTGCTCGCTGCTGAGCGGGTTGAAGTGGCCGCCCGCCGCGCCTGCGGGCGTGCCGGTCGAGTCGGGGCCGCACGCGCCCGTCTGGTGGAGGTGGAAGCCATGCTCGCCGGGCGTCAGGCCCGAGAGGTTGTAGCGCACCTCCACCGCGTCGCCGAGGTCGACGAACTCGACGGAGCCGGTCACGCCGGACCCATCCACCTCGGCGATCTGGGCGACGGCCCGGCCCGGGCCGGAGGGTGAAGGGGCGGTCGCCACGTCCGTCGTCGGCGCTTCGGCGGAGGCGGGCTCAGGAGCGGGAGCGTCGGCGCATGCGGCGACGAGGAGGGCGAGGGCGAAGAGGAGCGGGCGCATGGGGAGGGGACGATGGGTCGATGGGCCGCATCTACGCCCCGCCGCGCGTGCTGTTCGCCCGCTCGTGCCCCCGGCTACTGCGCGTCGAGTTCGGCCCG from Rubrivirga sp. SAORIC476 encodes the following:
- a CDS encoding superoxide dismutase family protein, with the protein product MRPLLFALALLVAACADAPAPEPASAEAPTTDVATAPSPSGPGRAVAQIAEVDGSGVTGSVEFVDLGDAVEVRYNLSGLTPGEHGFHLHQTGACGPDSTGTPAGAAGGHFNPLSSEHGAPSAAPAQRHAGDLGNILAEATGQALGVRIDSVLSFEGPTAILGKAVLVHGGTDDLTSQPSGDAGPRVGCGVISEVASRSETGNLGEGPIEGIEP